Proteins encoded within one genomic window of Marasmius oreades isolate 03SP1 chromosome 4, whole genome shotgun sequence:
- the VPS26BL gene encoding Vacuolar protein sorting-associated protein 26B-like protein (BUSCO:EOG092632FC), giving the protein MATYFFSSPIDVDIKLEGEEARKQVETKSEKEKSISCPVYYDGDSVGGTVAIRVRDGKKITHDGIKVEFVGCIDPQMNSDTELFYDRGHHHEFLSLSQEMAAPGEMRQAQTFEFNFKNVEKQFESYQGINVKLRYFVRVTISRRMADVVKERDIWVHSFRMPPDSNNSIKMEVGIEDCLHIEFEYNKSKYHLKDVIVGKIYFLLVRIKIKHMELSIIRRETTGAPPNQYNESETITKFEIMDGAPIRGETIPIRLFLGGFDLTPTFRDVNKKFSTRYYLNLVLIDEENRRYFKQQEITVFRIPEN; this is encoded by the exons ATGGCGACCTATTTCTTCTCGTCTCCAATCGACGTCGACATCAAACTGGAAGGTGAGGAGGCCAGGAAACAAGTGGAGACGAAGAGCGAGAAGGAGAAATCTATCTCCTGTCCAGTCTATTACGATGGCGATTCTGTCGGTGGAACG GTCGCTATCAGGGTACGGGATGGAAAGAAAATAACACACGACGGGATAAAGGTTGAATTTGTGGGGTGCATAG ACCCCCAAATGAATTCGGACACAGAGCTATTCTATGACCGTGGTCACCACCATGAGTTTCTGTCTCTGTCCCAGGAGATGGCAGCACCGGGAGAGATGCGGCAAGCGCAGACATTTGAGTTTAACTTCAAGAACGTGGAGAAACAGTTTGAAAGTTACCAAGGGATCAACGTGAAGTTACG GTACTTTGTCCGAGTGACGATATCACGGAGGATGGCAGATGTCGTCAAAGAGAGAGACATATGGGTGCATTCGTTCCGTATGCCACCTGACAGCAACAACTCGATCAAGATGGAAGTAGGGATCGAGGATTGTCTACATATCGAGTTTGAATACAACAAATCGAA GTATCACCTTAAGGATGTTATCGTCGGGAAGATATATTTCTTACTCGTCCGGATAAAAATCAAGCACATGGAACTTTCCATAATTCGACGAGAAACCACCGGTGCACCACCCAACCAGTATAACGAGAGTGAGACCATAACGAAGTTCGAGATTATGGATGGTGCCCCTATAAGGG GGGAGACGATCCCGATTCGACTATTCCTTGGCGGCTTTGACCTAACACCCACATTCAGAGACGTAAATAAGAAGTTTAGTACAAGATATTATTTGAACTTGGTACTCATTGACGAGGAGAATCGGAGATATTTCAAGCAGCAG GAAATTACAGTATTTAGGATACCAGAG AATTAA
- a CDS encoding uncharacterized protein (BUSCO:EOG09262V3O): protein MMTLNSTSCAVYDGHSVCFTASDTPYYYSPKPSLVDGVSDPNLALLAPVIAYWVSSLFFHILDTSNWKWLEQLRIHESAEVQVKNRATRSEVVYAVIVQHILQTILGIFWMEDSENNVHHMARLQGWARSLSPCMLGWPGAQLKPILLHHSAYFVYWWAIPLLQFLGGMFVIDTWQYFLHRGMHMNKWLYKHLHSHHHRLYVPYAFGALYNHPVEGFILDSVGAVLAESLMGMTTRQAIALFTISTFKTVDDHCGYRLPYDPFQLMSTNNADYHDIHHQIIGIKSNFSQPFFIHWDLLLGTRMTRAEFEARKAKSRQ from the exons ATGATGACCCTTAACTCAACCTCTTGTGCTGTTTATGACGGTCACTCAGTTTGCTTTACTGCTAGTGACACTCCTTACTACTACTCTCCGAAACCTTCCCTGGTCGATGGTGTTTCGGACCCAAACCTCGCCCTACTTGCCCCTGTCATTGCCTACTGGGTTTCATCCCTGTTTTTCCACATACTGGACACCAGCAATTGGAAATGGCTCGAACAACTCCGAATACATGAATCTGCAGAAGTTCAAGTCAAGAATCGGGCGACCCGTTCCGAGGTCGTGTACGCCGTTATTGTCCAGCATATACTTCAGACAATATTAGGCATCTTCTGGATGGAAGACTCCGAAAATAATGTTCATCATATGGCCAGGTTGCAAGGTTGGGCGAGGTCGTTGTCGCCGTGTATGTTAGGATGGCCAGGAGCGCAGCTCAAACCAATCCTATTGCACCATTCCGCCTATTTTGTGTATTGGTGGGCCATTCCTCTCCTTCAATTTTTAGGTGGAAT GTTTGTTATTGACACCTGGCAATATTTCCTTCATCGCGGCATGCACATGAACAAATGGCTGTACAAACATCTCCACTCGCATCATCATCGCCTTTACGTTCCTTACGCTTTTGGTGCACTCTACAACCACCCCGTCGAGGGGTTCATTCTAGATTCTGTCGGTGCAGTTCTGGCGGAAAGCCTGATGGGTATGACTACCCGACAGGCTATCGCCCTCTTCACCATCTCCACTTTCAAAACCGTCGACGATCACTGCGGATATCGTTTACCTTACGACCCTTTTCAACTCATGAGCACCAACAACGCTGATTACCATGATATTCATCACCAG ATCATTGGTATTAAATCCAATTTCTCCCAGCCCTTCTTCATTCATTGGGATCTTCTTCTTGGAACACGTATGACTCGAGCGGAATTTGAGGCTCGCAAGGCCAAGTCGCGGCAGTAG